A genome region from Populus alba chromosome 3, ASM523922v2, whole genome shotgun sequence includes the following:
- the LOC118038003 gene encoding O-fucosyltransferase 13 isoform X2, whose product MRRDFCDGVGIARLLNATLVLPKFEAAAYWNESSGFADVFDVDYFIQQMDGFIKVVKELPPEVALKEPFRVDCSKRKGQFDYIESVLPSLLKYQYISITPAMSQRRDRYPLDAKAALCQACYGALRLTRTLEQKAAELLEAIPKPFLSLHLRFEPDMVAYSQCEYPGLSPASKEAIEAARGDRKPWTGEAARIWRKRGKCPLTPNETAFIFQALSIPTNTNIYLAAGDGLMEIEGLKSIYTNVVTKSALLSGEDFLNMHGNTKAALDYYVSINSDSYVATFFGNMDKMVAAMRAYKGLHNTLFLSRRAYAELTSKGLDGKELMQALWLAHKEDFAMGRGSALPDCFCDLKS is encoded by the exons ATGAGACGAGAT TTCTGTGATGGTGTTGGCATTGCCCGCTTGTTAAATGCAACTCTGGTTTTGCCAAAGTTTGAAGCAGCTGCTTATTGGAATGAGTCAAG TGGATTTGCAGATGTATTTGATGTTGATTACTTCATTCAACAGATGGATGGCTTCATTAAAGTTGTCAAGGAACTGCCACCAGAGGTTGCATTAAAAGAACCCTTTCGTGTAGACTGTAGCAAAAGAAAAGGCCAATTTGATTACATTGAAAGTGTCCTTCCATCTTTATTGAAATACCAATATATTTCAATTACACCAGCAATGAGTCAAAGAAGGGACAG GTATCCTCTGGATGCAAAAGCTGCACTTTGTCAAGCTTGTTATGGTGCATTACGCCTTACAAGAACCCTGGAACAGAAAGCTGCAGAACTTCTGGAAGCTATACCGAAACCCTTTCTTTCGCTTCATCTTCGATTTGAACCTGACATGGTAGCATATAGCCAATGTGAATACCCAGGCCTTTCCCCTGCCTCCAAGGAAGCCATTGAAGCTGCAAGGGGAGACAGAAAACCATGGACAGGGGAGGCGGCTCGCATTTGGAGAAAGCGAGGGAAGTGTCCCCTCACGCCTAACGAGACAGCCTTCATTTTTCAGGCACTTTCCATCCCTACGAACACAAATATATACCTTGCAGCTGGGGATGGCCTGATGGAAATTGAAggtttaaaatctatttacaccAACGTGGTCACCAAATCTGCACTTCTCAGTGGCGAGGATTTCCTAAATATGCACGGGAACACTAAAGCTGCATTGGATTATTATGTATCAATCAACAGTGATTCTTACGTGGCTACTTTTTTCGGTAACATGGACAAGATGGTTGCTGCAATGCGAGCTTATAAGGGGTTGCATAATACCCTATTCCTTAGCCGGAGAGCTTATGCAGAGCTCACTTCTAAGGGCTTGGACGGGAAGGAGTTGATGCAAGCCTTGTGGCTGGCTCACAAAGAAGATTTTGCCATGGGAAGAGGGTCTGCTCTGCCTGACTGCTTTTGTGACCTCAAATCGTGA
- the LOC118038071 gene encoding pentatricopeptide repeat-containing protein At1g80150, mitochondrial isoform X2 → MLSLRNTRRFCNFAASVALTRSPAAVSNRIQNQNQKPLEEPALVKLKAERDPEKLFNLFKANAENRLVVENRFAFEDTVSRLAGANRFDYIEHLLEHQKPLPQGRREGFMVRIIMLYGKAGMIKHAIDTFYNMHLHGCKRTVKSVNAALKVLTGTRDLAAIEAFVNEAPKKFDIELDIFSVNIIVKALCETGNLDKAYFLMVEMEKSGVRPDVITYTTLMSAFYKNNRSEIGNGLWNLMVLKGCLPNLATFNVRIQYLVNIRRAWHANDVMRLMLKIGIVPDEVTYNLVIKGFFQTGKLEMAKMVYFSLRGKGHKFNVKVYQTMVHYLCKGGEFDLAYTMCRDCMRNNWFLNVDTIHTLLEGLKKNGQLNKAKVIVTLAQKRVPPFPSSHLRSLQAVLSRS, encoded by the coding sequence ATGCTCTCTCTGCGAAACACTCGCAGATTCTGCAACTTTGCTGCTTCCGTTGCATTAACTCGTAGTCCTGCAGCTGTATCTAACCGCATTCAGAATCAAAACCAGAAACCTTTGGAGGAACCTGCACTTGTTAAGCTTAAAGCTGAGAGAGACCCTGAAAAGCTATTTAATCTTTTCAAGGCCAATGCTGAGAATAGGCTTGTTGTGGAGAATCGGTTTGCATTTGAAGATACCGTTTCTCGCTTGGCTGGTGCTAACAGGTTTGATTACATTGAGCATTTACTTGAGCACCAGAAGCCTCTTCCACAAGGTAGGCGCGAAGGGTTCATGGTGAGGATTATAATGTTGTATGGAAAGGCTGGAATGATAAAGCATGCTATTGATACTTTCTATAATATGCATTTGCACGGCTGTAAAAGGACTGTTAAATCCGTCAATGCTGCACTGAAGGTTTTGACTGGGACCCGTGATTTAGCAGCAATCGAGGCCTTTGTTAATGAGGCGCCGAAGAAGTTTGATATTGAGCTAGACATATTTTCTGTTAACATCATTGTTAAGGCTTTATGTGAAACGGGAAATTTGGATAAAGCATATTTTCTCATGGTAGAGATGGAAAAGTCAGGGGTAAGGCCAGATGTCATCACATACACCACACTTATGTCAGCATTTTATAAGAACAACAGGTCAGAGATTGGCAATGGATTGTGGAATCTTATGGTGCTTAAGGGATGTTTACCCAATCTTGCAACATTTAATGTTAGAATTCAGTATTTGGTGAACATAAGACGGGCATGGCATGCAAATGATGTGATGCGTTTGATGCTAAAAATTGGGATTGTGCCTGATGAGGTTACATATAATTTGGTTATAAAAGGCTTTTTCCAGACTGGTAAACTTGAGATGGCCAAAATGGTGTATTTTTCTTTACGTGGCAAGGGgcataaatttaatgttaaagttTACCAAACAATGGTTCATTATTTATGCAAGGGTGGGGAGTTTGATTTGGCTTATACAATGTGTAGAGATTGCATGAGAAATAACTGGTTTTTGAACGTGGATACCATTCATACGCTGCTTGAAGGGCTGAAGAAGAATGGGCAGCTTAACAAGGCTAAGGTGATCGTGACTTTAGCTCAGAAGAGAGTGCCTCCTTTTCCTTCAAGTCATTTGCGTTCCTTGCAAGCTGTATTGTCTAGAAGTTGA
- the LOC118038071 gene encoding pentatricopeptide repeat-containing protein At1g80150, mitochondrial isoform X1 has translation MLSLRNTRRFCNFAASVALTRSPAAVSNRIQNQNQKPLEEPALVKLKAERDPEKLFNLFKANAENRLVVENRFAFEDTVSRLAGANRFDYIEHLLEHQKPLPQGRREGFMVRIIMLYGKAGMIKHAIDTFYNMHLHGCKRTVKSVNAALKVLTGTRDLAAIEAFVNEAPKKFDIELDIFSVNIIVKALCETGNLDKAYFLMVEMEKSGVRPDVITYTTLMSAFYKNNRSEIGNGLWNLMVLKGCLPNLATFNVRIQYLVNIRRAWHANDVMRLMLKIGIVPDEVTYNLVIKGFFQTGKLEMAKMVYFSLRGKGHKFNVKVYQTMVHYLCKGGEFDLAYTMCRDCMRNNWFLNVDTIHTLLEGLKKNGQLNKAKFQLTKSWLASQKSVIYCFDASIGQKLKIKIGTA, from the exons ATGCTCTCTCTGCGAAACACTCGCAGATTCTGCAACTTTGCTGCTTCCGTTGCATTAACTCGTAGTCCTGCAGCTGTATCTAACCGCATTCAGAATCAAAACCAGAAACCTTTGGAGGAACCTGCACTTGTTAAGCTTAAAGCTGAGAGAGACCCTGAAAAGCTATTTAATCTTTTCAAGGCCAATGCTGAGAATAGGCTTGTTGTGGAGAATCGGTTTGCATTTGAAGATACCGTTTCTCGCTTGGCTGGTGCTAACAGGTTTGATTACATTGAGCATTTACTTGAGCACCAGAAGCCTCTTCCACAAGGTAGGCGCGAAGGGTTCATGGTGAGGATTATAATGTTGTATGGAAAGGCTGGAATGATAAAGCATGCTATTGATACTTTCTATAATATGCATTTGCACGGCTGTAAAAGGACTGTTAAATCCGTCAATGCTGCACTGAAGGTTTTGACTGGGACCCGTGATTTAGCAGCAATCGAGGCCTTTGTTAATGAGGCGCCGAAGAAGTTTGATATTGAGCTAGACATATTTTCTGTTAACATCATTGTTAAGGCTTTATGTGAAACGGGAAATTTGGATAAAGCATATTTTCTCATGGTAGAGATGGAAAAGTCAGGGGTAAGGCCAGATGTCATCACATACACCACACTTATGTCAGCATTTTATAAGAACAACAGGTCAGAGATTGGCAATGGATTGTGGAATCTTATGGTGCTTAAGGGATGTTTACCCAATCTTGCAACATTTAATGTTAGAATTCAGTATTTGGTGAACATAAGACGGGCATGGCATGCAAATGATGTGATGCGTTTGATGCTAAAAATTGGGATTGTGCCTGATGAGGTTACATATAATTTGGTTATAAAAGGCTTTTTCCAGACTGGTAAACTTGAGATGGCCAAAATGGTGTATTTTTCTTTACGTGGCAAGGGgcataaatttaatgttaaagttTACCAAACAATGGTTCATTATTTATGCAAGGGTGGGGAGTTTGATTTGGCTTATACAATGTGTAGAGATTGCATGAGAAATAACTGGTTTTTGAACGTGGATACCATTCATACGCTGCTTGAAGGGCTGAAGAAGAATGGGCAGCTTAACAAGGCTAAG TTTCAATTGACGAAGAGCTGGTTAGCCAGCCAAAAGAGTGTTATCTATTGCTTCGATGCCAGCATTG GACAaaagttgaaaatcaaaattggcACAGCCTGA
- the LOC118037913 gene encoding glyoxylase I 4: protein MGNPLHLKSLNHISLLCKSLEESIDFYEDVLGFVPIRRPGSFNFDGAWLFGFGIGIHLLQSENPEKMQKKGKINPKDNHISFQCESMAAVEKKLKDMGIQHVRALVEEGGIQVEQLFFHDPDGFMIEICDCDNLPVIPLAGEIAQSCSYLNLERMQQQMQPMVQQERAI from the exons ATGGGAAACCCACTTCATCTCAAGTCTTTGAACCACATCTCACTTTTGTGTAAATCACTCGAGGAATCCATTGATTTTTATGAGGATGTTCTTGGTTTTGTTCCGATAAGGAGGCCAGGATCTTTTAACTTTGATGGGGCATG GTTATTTGGTTTTGGAATTGGAATTCATCTATTGCAGTCAGAAAATCCAGAAAAGATGCAGAAGAAAGGTAAAATTAATCCCAAGGACAATCATATCTCTTTCCAG TGTGAGAGTATGGCAGCTGTGGAGAAGAAGCTGAAAGACATGGGAATCCAGCACGTTCGAGCTTTAGTGGAGGAAGGTGGGATCCAAGTTGAACAGCTGTTCTTCCATGACCCTGATGGATTTATGATCGAGATTTGCGACTGTGATAACCTCCCGGTGATCCCTTTGGCTGGCGAGATCGCACAGTCATGTTCTTACTTGAACCTCGAAAGGATGCAGCAGCAGATGCAGCCGATGGTGCAGCAGGAGAGAGCAATCTAG
- the LOC118038003 gene encoding O-fucosyltransferase 13 isoform X1, whose amino-acid sequence MITVSVKPLFTAIFTLSLFLAIVLLSPSSPFSSVLSNKQTGKSDIWGVKRLVEWRPCKWWIHRPRIALSAESNGYIRVDCYGGLNQMRRDFCDGVGIARLLNATLVLPKFEAAAYWNESSGFADVFDVDYFIQQMDGFIKVVKELPPEVALKEPFRVDCSKRKGQFDYIESVLPSLLKYQYISITPAMSQRRDRYPLDAKAALCQACYGALRLTRTLEQKAAELLEAIPKPFLSLHLRFEPDMVAYSQCEYPGLSPASKEAIEAARGDRKPWTGEAARIWRKRGKCPLTPNETAFIFQALSIPTNTNIYLAAGDGLMEIEGLKSIYTNVVTKSALLSGEDFLNMHGNTKAALDYYVSINSDSYVATFFGNMDKMVAAMRAYKGLHNTLFLSRRAYAELTSKGLDGKELMQALWLAHKEDFAMGRGSALPDCFCDLKS is encoded by the exons ATGATTACTGTCTCCGTGAAGCCATTGTTCACGGCCATCTTCACACTCTCGCTTTTCCTAGCTATCGTTTTGCTGTCTCCTTCTTCGCCGTTTTCATCGGTCCTTTCAAATAAACAAAC agGGAAATCGGACATATGGGGTGTTAAGAGGCTTGTGGAGTGGAGGCCATGCAAGTGGTGGATTCATAGGCCTCGCATCG CCCTATCAGCAGAGAGTAATGGATATATCCGTGTGGATTGCTATGGTGGCCTCAATCAGATGAGACGAGAT TTCTGTGATGGTGTTGGCATTGCCCGCTTGTTAAATGCAACTCTGGTTTTGCCAAAGTTTGAAGCAGCTGCTTATTGGAATGAGTCAAG TGGATTTGCAGATGTATTTGATGTTGATTACTTCATTCAACAGATGGATGGCTTCATTAAAGTTGTCAAGGAACTGCCACCAGAGGTTGCATTAAAAGAACCCTTTCGTGTAGACTGTAGCAAAAGAAAAGGCCAATTTGATTACATTGAAAGTGTCCTTCCATCTTTATTGAAATACCAATATATTTCAATTACACCAGCAATGAGTCAAAGAAGGGACAG GTATCCTCTGGATGCAAAAGCTGCACTTTGTCAAGCTTGTTATGGTGCATTACGCCTTACAAGAACCCTGGAACAGAAAGCTGCAGAACTTCTGGAAGCTATACCGAAACCCTTTCTTTCGCTTCATCTTCGATTTGAACCTGACATGGTAGCATATAGCCAATGTGAATACCCAGGCCTTTCCCCTGCCTCCAAGGAAGCCATTGAAGCTGCAAGGGGAGACAGAAAACCATGGACAGGGGAGGCGGCTCGCATTTGGAGAAAGCGAGGGAAGTGTCCCCTCACGCCTAACGAGACAGCCTTCATTTTTCAGGCACTTTCCATCCCTACGAACACAAATATATACCTTGCAGCTGGGGATGGCCTGATGGAAATTGAAggtttaaaatctatttacaccAACGTGGTCACCAAATCTGCACTTCTCAGTGGCGAGGATTTCCTAAATATGCACGGGAACACTAAAGCTGCATTGGATTATTATGTATCAATCAACAGTGATTCTTACGTGGCTACTTTTTTCGGTAACATGGACAAGATGGTTGCTGCAATGCGAGCTTATAAGGGGTTGCATAATACCCTATTCCTTAGCCGGAGAGCTTATGCAGAGCTCACTTCTAAGGGCTTGGACGGGAAGGAGTTGATGCAAGCCTTGTGGCTGGCTCACAAAGAAGATTTTGCCATGGGAAGAGGGTCTGCTCTGCCTGACTGCTTTTGTGACCTCAAATCGTGA